Proteins co-encoded in one Prevotella sp. E13-27 genomic window:
- a CDS encoding phage Gp37/Gp68 family protein, producing MAETKIEWTDKTWNPVTGCTKQSDGCAHCYAEVMARRLKAMGQKKYINGFQLTIHEDDLDEPYKWKGSHNVFVCSMADIFHKDVPFEFIDKVMDVIRDTPQHRYQILTKRAERMEEYFKNRKVPNNAWLGVTVENKKTKYRVNHLSMIDARIHFLSCEPLLEDIGELNLENIQWIIVGGESGFLARPMKEEWILNIREQASQHNIPFFFKQWGTWGQDGTKRNKKANGKLLQGEIIQQMPEIKTIATD from the coding sequence ATGGCAGAAACAAAAATAGAGTGGACAGATAAAACATGGAATCCTGTTACTGGCTGTACTAAACAATCAGATGGTTGTGCTCATTGCTATGCGGAAGTGATGGCAAGGCGATTAAAAGCAATGGGACAAAAAAAATACATAAATGGGTTTCAACTAACAATACATGAAGACGATTTGGATGAACCATATAAATGGAAGGGAAGCCATAATGTGTTTGTGTGTTCTATGGCAGACATCTTTCATAAAGATGTTCCTTTTGAGTTTATAGACAAAGTGATGGATGTAATAAGGGATACTCCACAACATCGTTATCAGATACTAACTAAAAGAGCTGAGCGAATGGAAGAGTATTTTAAAAACAGAAAGGTTCCAAATAATGCATGGTTAGGTGTTACTGTCGAGAATAAAAAGACGAAATATCGTGTGAATCATTTGTCCATGATAGATGCAAGAATCCATTTTTTGTCCTGTGAGCCTTTATTAGAAGATATCGGGGAATTAAACCTTGAAAATATCCAATGGATTATCGTTGGAGGTGAAAGCGGTTTTCTGGCAAGACCAATGAAAGAAGAATGGATATTAAATATTAGAGAGCAAGCAAGCCAGCATAATATACCATTCTTTTTTAAACAATGGGGTACTTGGGGACAGGATGGAACTAAGCGAAATAAAAAAGCGAATGGGAAATTGCTACAAGGAGAAATTATACAGCAGATGCCAGAAATAAAGACAATCGCCACTGATTAA
- the tcmP gene encoding three-Cys-motif partner protein TcmP yields the protein MYGKFTEKIEKCFFEKQTLSSRVKASIVSEYFPKYCKIIVKRHVPERIGYFDLFAGPGRYEDGNVSTPLLIAKKCNNDNMLKQKVWMVFNDKEYSEQLKENFLKLYPEGTFYYKPHFGHSAVGECEAINEFITRNPMRNGKNECPSVLFIDPFGYKGIDTSILSQFLNYWGNELFIFINTKRINPALENEKFEPLMRCLFPHSFDSLKVLVRNKTRVAERLQFIIDNLGKEYDKILGGNVYYTAFKFQEEDVETTSHFILHLTKSKRGFDLIKQIYNDFANVGTIFDGVNTYTFDVKKILNPVEDLFDIASENIDALKDKLFAAYKGRRISALDVFEEHQKKELYCRSHYTEALRRLHSEGRLSSVYQDNKQHTVSVLLIKECILNFK from the coding sequence ATGTATGGTAAATTCACAGAAAAAATAGAAAAGTGTTTTTTTGAGAAACAGACTCTTTCATCAAGAGTAAAGGCAAGCATTGTGTCTGAGTATTTTCCCAAATATTGCAAAATAATTGTCAAAAGACATGTGCCAGAGCGTATTGGCTATTTTGATTTATTTGCAGGACCTGGAAGATATGAAGATGGAAATGTGTCAACACCATTGTTGATTGCAAAAAAATGCAATAATGACAATATGCTTAAGCAAAAAGTGTGGATGGTCTTTAATGATAAAGAATATTCAGAACAATTGAAAGAGAACTTTTTAAAACTATATCCAGAAGGGACGTTTTACTATAAACCCCATTTTGGACATAGTGCAGTAGGAGAATGCGAAGCGATAAATGAATTTATCACTCGTAATCCCATGAGAAATGGTAAGAATGAATGCCCGTCAGTATTATTTATTGATCCATTTGGATATAAAGGAATTGATACGAGTATTTTGTCTCAATTCTTGAATTATTGGGGGAACGAACTTTTCATTTTCATAAATACCAAAAGGATAAACCCTGCGTTAGAAAATGAAAAGTTTGAGCCTCTGATGCGTTGTCTGTTTCCGCATAGTTTTGATAGCCTTAAGGTTCTTGTAAGAAATAAAACTAGGGTTGCTGAAAGATTGCAATTTATTATTGACAATCTAGGTAAAGAATATGATAAAATACTTGGAGGTAACGTCTATTACACAGCATTTAAGTTTCAAGAAGAAGACGTAGAAACGACAAGTCATTTCATCCTTCATTTGACAAAATCAAAAAGAGGGTTTGATCTAATCAAGCAAATTTATAATGACTTTGCTAATGTAGGAACTATTTTTGACGGTGTAAACACCTATACTTTTGATGTAAAGAAAATACTCAATCCTGTTGAAGATTTGTTTGATATCGCATCTGAGAACATTGATGCGCTTAAAGACAAATTGTTTGCTGCTTATAAAGGGAGAAGAATATCTGCATTAGATGTTTTCGAAGAGCATCAAAAGAAAGAACTTTATTGTCGTAGTCATTATACAGAAGCATTAAGAAGACTACATAGTGAAGGCAGATTGTCCTCTGTTTATCAGGACAACAAACAACACACGGTTAGTGTTTTGTTAATAAAGGAATGTATATTAAATTTTAAGTGA
- a CDS encoding IS3 family transposase, translating to MGLLCRLFGKSWQAYYQHKETLGKQRLTEEMVIQFIKDIRELDPGLGGEKLHYMYRERFGADYEYMVGRDKMEAIIARNGLNVRLPRRHPRTTDSTHGLPTYPNLVKDFIPIRKNQVWVTDITYIPIWNYDGSYDFCYLSMITDSYTKEIISWYVGETMGAWCSVECLMKALEKLPVDEVVNLIHHSDRGVQYVSAAYTSLLIEAGIKISMTESGDPKDNAVAERQNNTVKNELLKDIKFHSIGEVRRAMEKAVAFYNNERPHMSLNNMTPRQAASCTGKIQKKWISYREKYLENLEIQEGACTFAPQTLNMIERLSAEPIQQKQGLRENHSTSARG from the coding sequence ATGGGCCTTCTCTGCCGGCTGTTTGGCAAGAGCTGGCAGGCATATTACCAGCACAAGGAGACGTTAGGCAAGCAACGACTGACGGAGGAAATGGTCATCCAGTTCATTAAGGATATACGCGAGCTCGACCCCGGACTTGGTGGTGAGAAACTTCACTACATGTATCGCGAGCGCTTTGGAGCTGATTATGAATATATGGTGGGACGTGATAAGATGGAAGCGATAATAGCCCGTAACGGATTGAACGTGAGGCTCCCCAGACGCCATCCCCGCACGACAGACTCCACTCACGGGCTGCCTACGTATCCGAATCTGGTAAAGGATTTCATACCGATACGCAAGAATCAGGTGTGGGTGACAGACATCACCTATATCCCTATTTGGAATTATGACGGCAGCTATGATTTCTGCTACCTGTCGATGATAACGGACAGCTATACCAAGGAGATCATCAGCTGGTATGTTGGCGAGACGATGGGAGCCTGGTGTAGCGTAGAATGCCTCATGAAAGCTCTTGAGAAGCTACCCGTAGACGAGGTTGTTAATCTCATCCATCACTCAGACAGAGGCGTACAGTATGTCAGTGCTGCATATACATCACTGCTTATCGAGGCTGGTATCAAGATTAGCATGACGGAGAGCGGCGATCCCAAGGACAATGCAGTGGCAGAGCGCCAGAACAACACCGTCAAGAACGAACTGCTCAAGGACATCAAATTCCACTCTATAGGCGAAGTGAGGAGGGCTATGGAAAAGGCTGTGGCCTTCTATAACAATGAACGTCCACACATGTCGCTGAACAACATGACGCCTCGTCAGGCAGCATCTTGTACGGGTAAAATACAGAAAAAATGGATCAGTTACAGAGAAAAGTACCTCGAAAATTTGGAAATTCAAGAAGGGGCATGTACCTTTGCACCGCAAACCCTGAATATGATTGAACGGCTTTCCGCGGAGCCTATTCAACAAAAACAAGGGTTAAGGGAGAATCATTCAACTTCTGCCAGGGGTTAG
- a CDS encoding M16 family metallopeptidase, which yields MKHFRLFMIAATLLIGATAAMAQQMPPIPVDKDVRMGKLDNGLTYYIRFNNWPENRAEFYIAQRVGSIQENDQQRGLAHFLEHMCFNGTEHFKGNDIVKWCETIGVKFGRDLNAYTSIDQTVYNISNVPTTREGIIDSCLLILHDWADGLLLEPEEIQKERGVIHEEWRMRTSAQMRMLERDLPRLYPNSKYGHRMPIGLMEIIDNFKPQFLRDYYEKWYRPDNQAIIVVGDFDVDKVEQKIKDLFAPIKMPKDPAPVVAEAVPDNNEAIIVVDKDKEMQYSIVELMFKSDPIPTEMKSNMQYLVIDYMKDAAIGMLNDRLAELAQKADCPYLQGSVGYGNYLLSKTKDAFEVSVLPKEGQTEDALKAALIEARRAREFGFTATEYKRYQQNFTSALDKQYSNKDKRYNNQFCREYVKHYLDNEPIPSLDDYYQVMKQLVPALPVEAVNELMKQMFEDTDSNMVVLNMNQEKDGAVYPTEASLKKAIDEARATTLEAYVDNVKNEPLIAKLPKPGKIVKEVAGKKFDYKELTLSNGAKVLLKHTDLKKDQVIITSEGFGGSSLYGEKDFANIKMFDDAIEASGLGNFSHTELEKALAGKIASASMMLGTTRANITGSSTPTDVETMLQLVYLYFTNIKKDQESYDNMMKTTELMLKNKLLQPEAVFSDSLTLTFQNHSKRFAPLTMDGLKNVSYDRILEMAKEQTANAAAYTFTIIGNYDEETIRPLIEQYLASLPAQKKVVKGKDVDENFKGQVKNIFTRKMETPKAFSVMVWYNEKMKYSLDNIIRADMVGQILTMIYTEKIREEASAAYSVMAQAGLQRDDYRTTGQVLVYCPMKPEKGDIAVKIMDEEVQNLAKTVDAEKLAKVKEYMLKAIDDQAKTNNYWIRQINRFREWGIDTHTDFKKVVEAQTPATIAAFVKELLKSNNKAEVTMLPEE from the coding sequence ATGAAACATTTTCGTTTATTCATGATTGCAGCAACACTCCTCATAGGAGCAACAGCTGCAATGGCACAGCAGATGCCTCCCATTCCTGTAGATAAAGACGTGAGAATGGGTAAACTGGACAATGGACTGACTTACTACATCCGTTTCAACAACTGGCCGGAGAACCGCGCCGAGTTCTACATCGCACAGCGCGTAGGCTCTATTCAGGAGAACGACCAGCAGCGCGGTCTTGCTCACTTCCTTGAGCACATGTGCTTCAACGGCACAGAGCACTTCAAGGGCAACGACATCGTGAAGTGGTGTGAGACCATCGGCGTGAAGTTCGGACGCGACCTCAACGCCTACACCTCTATCGACCAGACAGTCTATAACATCTCTAACGTGCCAACAACACGCGAGGGTATCATAGACTCATGTCTGCTCATCCTCCACGACTGGGCCGACGGTCTGCTGCTCGAGCCAGAGGAGATTCAGAAAGAGCGTGGTGTCATCCACGAGGAATGGCGCATGCGTACCAGCGCACAGATGCGTATGCTGGAGCGCGACCTGCCACGCCTCTACCCTAACTCAAAGTATGGTCACCGCATGCCTATCGGTCTGATGGAGATCATCGACAACTTCAAGCCACAGTTCCTGCGCGACTACTATGAGAAGTGGTACCGTCCCGACAATCAGGCAATCATCGTCGTAGGCGACTTCGACGTTGACAAGGTTGAGCAGAAGATTAAGGACCTCTTCGCTCCTATCAAGATGCCTAAGGACCCAGCACCTGTTGTGGCTGAAGCAGTGCCCGACAACAATGAAGCAATCATCGTTGTCGATAAGGACAAGGAGATGCAGTACTCTATCGTTGAGCTGATGTTCAAGAGCGATCCTATCCCCACAGAGATGAAGAGCAACATGCAGTATCTTGTTATCGACTATATGAAGGATGCTGCCATCGGCATGCTTAACGACCGTCTCGCTGAGCTGGCACAGAAAGCCGACTGCCCATACCTTCAGGGTTCTGTAGGCTACGGCAACTACCTTCTGTCAAAGACCAAGGATGCCTTTGAGGTAAGCGTTCTGCCAAAGGAAGGCCAGACCGAGGATGCACTGAAGGCTGCTCTCATTGAGGCTCGCCGCGCACGCGAGTTCGGCTTCACCGCCACAGAGTACAAGCGCTATCAGCAGAACTTCACCAGCGCACTGGACAAGCAGTATTCTAACAAAGACAAGCGCTACAACAACCAGTTCTGCCGCGAGTATGTTAAACACTACCTCGACAACGAGCCTATCCCATCACTCGACGACTACTATCAGGTGATGAAGCAGCTCGTTCCTGCACTGCCCGTTGAAGCTGTCAACGAGCTTATGAAGCAGATGTTCGAGGACACCGACTCAAACATGGTTGTGCTGAACATGAACCAGGAGAAGGACGGTGCCGTATATCCTACAGAGGCTTCACTGAAGAAAGCCATTGACGAGGCACGCGCCACAACGCTCGAGGCCTACGTGGACAATGTTAAGAACGAGCCACTGATTGCAAAGCTTCCAAAGCCAGGCAAGATCGTGAAGGAGGTTGCAGGCAAGAAGTTCGACTATAAGGAGCTGACACTCTCTAACGGCGCAAAGGTATTGCTGAAGCACACCGACCTGAAGAAAGACCAGGTCATCATCACCAGTGAGGGCTTCGGCGGCTCTTCACTCTATGGAGAGAAGGACTTTGCAAACATCAAGATGTTCGACGATGCCATCGAGGCCAGCGGACTTGGCAACTTCTCTCACACTGAGCTCGAGAAGGCTCTCGCAGGAAAGATTGCCAGCGCAAGCATGATGCTTGGCACTACACGTGCAAACATCACCGGCTCATCAACACCTACCGACGTGGAGACAATGTTGCAGCTCGTATATCTCTACTTCACCAACATCAAGAAGGATCAGGAGAGCTACGACAACATGATGAAGACCACAGAGCTCATGCTGAAGAACAAGCTGCTACAGCCAGAGGCTGTGTTCAGCGACTCACTGACTCTCACTTTCCAGAACCACAGCAAGCGCTTTGCTCCGTTGACAATGGACGGTCTGAAGAATGTAAGCTATGACCGCATACTCGAGATGGCTAAGGAACAGACTGCAAACGCTGCCGCCTACACCTTCACCATCATCGGTAACTATGATGAGGAGACCATCCGTCCGCTCATCGAGCAGTATCTGGCTTCACTGCCTGCACAGAAGAAGGTTGTGAAGGGCAAGGATGTTGACGAGAACTTCAAGGGTCAGGTGAAGAACATCTTCACACGCAAGATGGAGACACCGAAGGCTTTCTCTGTCATGGTGTGGTACAACGAAAAGATGAAATACTCTCTCGACAACATCATCCGTGCCGACATGGTTGGTCAGATTCTCACAATGATCTACACTGAGAAGATTCGCGAAGAGGCATCAGCAGCCTACAGCGTGATGGCACAGGCTGGTCTGCAGCGCGACGACTACCGCACTACTGGTCAGGTGCTCGTTTACTGCCCAATGAAGCCTGAGAAGGGTGACATCGCCGTTAAGATTATGGACGAAGAAGTTCAGAACCTCGCCAAGACCGTTGACGCAGAGAAGCTCGCCAAGGTCAAGGAGTACATGCTGAAGGCTATCGATGACCAGGCAAAGACCAACAACTACTGGATTCGCCAGATCAATCGCTTCCGCGAGTGGGGCATTGACACTCACACAGACTTCAAGAAGGTTGTAGAGGCTCAGACTCCTGCTACCATCGCTGCCTTTGTTAAGGAGCTGCTCAAGAGCAACAACAAAGCTGAGGTGACAATGCTTCCAGAAGAGTAA
- a CDS encoding LytR/AlgR family response regulator transcription factor, whose product MTQNQRLVRVFIVADDANSINLLEKLLQSYSVSVVGKAYDATEETMTQIINEQPDMLFLDVEMPSMTGLEFYSELRPLVNPDMKVVFYTGYDKYMIDALRRQAFDFMLKPTTREELSVVMTRYYESRLSTLQQAVQENISNTQHVMVVNAFNEHTVLRFDDIAFFRFDSDRRIWEVVTSQGECHQLRHRTTADIIIAYSSYFVQIHKRYIVNVRKISKVLDNLCVMQPPLDNIRELHISKNYRRQFMATFYAM is encoded by the coding sequence ATGACACAAAACCAAAGACTGGTACGCGTATTCATCGTTGCCGATGATGCCAACTCCATAAATCTGCTGGAAAAGCTGTTGCAGAGTTACTCTGTCAGCGTGGTGGGAAAAGCCTATGATGCCACAGAAGAGACGATGACGCAAATCATCAACGAACAGCCAGACATGCTGTTCCTCGACGTAGAAATGCCGTCAATGACAGGTCTCGAGTTCTACAGCGAACTACGGCCACTGGTAAACCCCGACATGAAAGTGGTGTTCTATACAGGCTACGACAAGTACATGATTGATGCACTGAGACGGCAAGCCTTTGACTTCATGCTCAAACCAACGACTCGCGAAGAGCTGTCAGTCGTGATGACCCGCTACTACGAGTCACGCCTCAGCACACTGCAACAAGCAGTACAGGAGAACATAAGCAACACCCAGCACGTGATGGTAGTCAACGCCTTCAATGAGCATACCGTACTACGCTTCGACGACATTGCATTCTTTCGCTTCGACAGTGACCGTCGCATCTGGGAGGTGGTCACCTCGCAGGGCGAATGCCACCAGCTGCGTCATCGCACCACGGCAGACATAATAATAGCATATTCCAGTTATTTCGTTCAGATACACAAACGCTATATAGTCAACGTGCGCAAAATCAGTAAGGTGCTTGACAACCTGTGTGTCATGCAGCCACCGTTAGACAACATCCGTGAACTACACATAAGCAAGAACTACCGCCGTCAATTCATGGCAACATTCTATGCCATGTAG
- a CDS encoding tetratricopeptide repeat protein gives MKKLLVFIITSIAIIAIFLTLLPPSNTLTTLLTLNSCSDVKAIRLPSLYQDGEHSLKNGNIDEALKTITKGKASAKDSNEYYRYEILQAKYFFYTMQVDSFLKSNHKLCQYIRRCEEAISNGTDKKQKDDSNSIATRELKLLKLDCEMQKGVYEAKMTGRMDSALTHDITTLELSEEFPELPDYRLLALTNLADVYKQLGQYDKSVNYYKEALLLGDSLGMSSATRINVAIGIASAYASMGSFCQSADWWKKAEELKDDMQPVELFHYLNNRGNDYYLQSKYEESLQCFLELDSMLSTEKNMVWEMMFERTNLSDVYIKLGQIEKALPLLKQTEEFFTNQQQHLPLFYLATQRIELAIISGNLAEAKRLVKENPIPEWIIPEQKQLRRLVLLRLYKEAGMWKEYADVVNDYTELYDSISNGNMKMRFSEKIMSYEHEKQMLNKQRELEAKDLSFRWALALLVATVTILVMLVIIFYMQNRERKFREREVRNSIARLRMETIRNRITPHFISNALTVEINAQMEGKETSLDSLVQLLHRGIELTDVEESTLNDELAFIRFYCEVEKRSVGSDFRLDIDLGKDIDTDKVMLPSMAIQIMVENAIKHGLKAKKPQEGKLRRVVVKGTKVCDAVLIEVIDNGIGLPSGSKPKEHTGLKVVRQTIMLLNEQHLQAAGAKAQPLMDYGIGNYTHTDGDTGCRAWLLLPDNFKYTFNNYSLPQ, from the coding sequence ATGAAAAAATTACTAGTTTTTATCATTACGTCAATAGCTATTATAGCCATATTCCTCACGTTGCTGCCTCCGAGCAACACACTCACGACACTACTGACCCTGAACAGCTGTTCAGACGTGAAGGCAATAAGACTGCCAAGCCTCTATCAAGACGGCGAACACAGCCTGAAAAACGGAAACATTGACGAGGCACTCAAGACAATAACGAAGGGAAAGGCATCGGCAAAGGACAGCAACGAATACTACCGATACGAAATACTTCAGGCGAAATATTTCTTTTATACCATGCAGGTTGACTCTTTTCTGAAGTCAAACCATAAGTTGTGCCAATATATCAGGCGTTGTGAAGAAGCTATCAGCAATGGCACCGACAAGAAGCAGAAAGACGATTCAAACAGCATAGCAACGAGAGAGCTTAAGCTTCTTAAACTGGACTGCGAGATGCAGAAAGGTGTCTATGAGGCTAAGATGACCGGACGCATGGATTCTGCCCTAACGCACGATATCACCACACTGGAGCTATCGGAAGAGTTCCCCGAGCTGCCCGACTATCGTCTGCTGGCTCTTACTAACCTTGCCGACGTATATAAACAGCTGGGACAATATGACAAGAGCGTAAACTATTACAAGGAAGCGCTTCTGCTGGGTGACTCACTCGGCATGAGCAGCGCCACACGCATAAACGTAGCCATAGGCATAGCATCGGCCTACGCTTCGATGGGCAGCTTCTGCCAGAGTGCTGACTGGTGGAAGAAAGCCGAAGAACTAAAGGATGATATGCAACCTGTTGAATTGTTCCACTATCTGAACAACCGCGGCAATGACTATTACCTGCAAAGCAAATATGAGGAGAGTCTTCAGTGTTTCCTTGAACTCGACTCTATGCTCTCAACGGAAAAGAACATGGTGTGGGAGATGATGTTTGAGCGAACTAATCTTAGCGATGTGTATATCAAGTTAGGACAGATAGAGAAAGCCCTGCCACTTCTAAAGCAAACGGAAGAGTTCTTTACCAATCAGCAACAGCACCTGCCACTTTTCTACCTCGCCACTCAGCGCATAGAGCTGGCCATAATCAGCGGCAATCTTGCCGAAGCGAAACGACTCGTCAAAGAGAATCCTATACCCGAATGGATTATTCCCGAGCAAAAGCAGTTACGCCGTTTAGTGCTTCTGCGCCTCTACAAGGAAGCTGGCATGTGGAAAGAATATGCCGACGTAGTCAACGATTATACAGAACTCTACGACAGCATCTCCAACGGCAACATGAAGATGCGCTTCTCAGAGAAGATTATGAGCTACGAACACGAGAAGCAGATGCTCAACAAACAGCGTGAGCTGGAAGCCAAAGACCTCAGTTTCAGATGGGCGCTGGCACTGCTCGTGGCAACGGTTACGATACTGGTAATGCTTGTCATCATCTTCTATATGCAGAATCGTGAACGCAAGTTCCGCGAGCGAGAGGTAAGAAACAGCATTGCCCGGCTGCGCATGGAGACCATTCGTAATCGCATAACGCCACACTTCATAAGCAATGCACTGACAGTAGAGATTAATGCCCAGATGGAAGGTAAAGAGACCTCGCTCGACTCGCTGGTTCAGTTGCTCCATCGCGGAATAGAGCTGACTGACGTGGAAGAGTCAACGCTGAATGACGAGCTGGCGTTCATACGCTTCTACTGCGAGGTGGAGAAACGCTCTGTGGGCAGCGACTTCCGTCTTGATATTGACCTTGGAAAAGACATCGATACCGACAAGGTCATGCTACCATCGATGGCAATACAGATAATGGTGGAGAACGCCATAAAGCATGGCTTAAAAGCTAAGAAACCACAGGAAGGCAAGCTGCGCCGAGTAGTGGTAAAAGGTACCAAAGTCTGCGATGCGGTGCTTATAGAAGTGATAGACAACGGCATAGGACTGCCATCGGGATCAAAACCGAAGGAGCACACCGGACTGAAGGTCGTACGCCAGACCATTATGCTGCTCAACGAGCAACACCTGCAGGCAGCAGGAGCAAAAGCACAGCCTCTCATGGACTACGGCATAGGCAACTACACCCATACAGACGGTGACACCGGTTGCCGTGCATGGCTGCTACTGCCCGACAACTTCAAATATACGTTTAACAACTACTCACTCCCGCAATAG
- a CDS encoding O-methyltransferase encodes MNLDRYIEDHIDPEPDYLYRLYRATNIHLLHGRMASGHLQGRLLKMLVKMIRPKNILEVGTFSGYSAISMAEGLEDDGRLYTFEINDEQEDFTRPWIEQSPVADKIEFIIGDAITEAPRLGITFDMAFIDGNKRTYMETYEMVLSVLRPGGFILADNTLWDGHVVDEAYSRDQQTQGIVHFNDFVAADERVERVILPLRDGLTLIRKK; translated from the coding sequence ATGAACTTAGACAGATACATAGAAGACCACATTGACCCGGAGCCTGACTATCTCTACCGGCTCTACCGTGCTACGAACATACACCTGCTGCATGGGCGTATGGCAAGCGGTCATCTGCAAGGGCGTCTGCTGAAGATGCTGGTGAAGATGATACGCCCGAAGAACATACTCGAGGTGGGCACATTCAGCGGTTATTCCGCCATAAGCATGGCAGAGGGACTGGAAGATGACGGACGGCTCTACACGTTTGAGATAAACGACGAGCAGGAAGACTTCACACGTCCGTGGATAGAGCAGTCGCCAGTAGCCGACAAGATAGAGTTCATCATCGGCGATGCCATCACCGAGGCACCACGACTGGGCATCACGTTCGACATGGCATTCATCGATGGCAACAAGCGCACATACATGGAGACCTACGAGATGGTGCTCTCAGTGCTACGTCCGGGCGGCTTTATCTTGGCAGACAACACCCTTTGGGACGGACATGTGGTGGACGAAGCCTACAGCCGAGACCAGCAGACGCAGGGCATAGTGCACTTTAATGACTTCGTAGCAGCCGACGAGCGGGTGGAGCGAGTCATACTGCCTCTTCGCGACGGGCTCACACTGATAAGGAAAAAATAA
- the aroQ gene encoding type II 3-dehydroquinate dehydratase yields the protein MKILIINGPNLNLLGQREPGIYGSSSFDDYLKKLRQAYPDVEIDYFQSNIEGELINKLQEAGFTSCPVCDGIVLNAGAYTHTSIALHDCIRSLKSPVVEVHISNVHTREDFRHHSYLSAVCRGVICGFGLDSYRLAIDSFLSTK from the coding sequence ATGAAAATTCTAATTATTAATGGTCCAAACCTAAACTTATTAGGACAACGCGAGCCTGGCATCTATGGAAGCTCATCGTTTGATGACTATCTTAAGAAACTGCGTCAGGCTTATCCTGATGTGGAGATAGACTATTTCCAGAGCAACATTGAGGGTGAGCTTATCAACAAGTTGCAGGAAGCTGGTTTTACAAGCTGTCCTGTATGCGACGGCATAGTACTTAATGCCGGTGCCTACACCCACACGAGTATAGCACTGCACGACTGCATACGCTCGCTGAAGTCGCCAGTGGTGGAGGTACATATATCTAATGTACACACGCGCGAGGACTTCCGCCATCACAGTTACCTGTCAGCAGTGTGCCGAGGTGTCATATGCGGCTTCGGGCTCGACAGCTATCGCTTAGCAATAGACAGTTTCCTCAGCACCAAATGA